Within Azoarcus sp. DD4, the genomic segment ACGCTGACCGGCAGTGCCAGGTAAGTCACCCACGGCAACACGGTCAGCGGCAACAGGCTGGCCTTGGCGCGGTGGTAGATGAAGCCCGACTCGCGGCCCGCGCCGAAGCGGCGGATGTCCCGGCGCACCAGGCCGTCGACCAGCCCGACGAAGGCGGCCATCAGGAACAGCGGCAGGGTCAGGCACAGCACCAGTAGCCGCACGAGGAAGACCAGCGTCGTGTAGGCCGCCGCGATCAGGTAGCTCTCCACGTTCACGTAGACCAGGCCGATGTAGTAGCGGAAATCCTTGGTCGGGCGGTGGCTGCCGGCGCTGGCCTGCGCCGAGGCGTCGCGTATCCAGTCCAGCAGGCCGCTTTTCACGAACAGCCAGTGGTGGCCCTGTTCGACCATCCGGTGCGCGGTGCGCCCCGGCTCGTGCACCAGCGCGCTACGCGTGAAGTTCTCCGTGAGCTGGTCCAGCTCGTAGTACAGCATCCCCTGCGCATGGCGCCAGCCCTGCTCGGGCCAGAAGAAGTGCATGCCGACGCACTCGATCACGATGCACAGCAGCAGCGATCCGCACAGCACGCCGAAGAGGCGGAACGGCAGCGTGACCAGGTTGGCGATCAGCCCCTGCTGTCCTTGCTGCTGGCGCTGTACCGCGACGGCCGGGTCGCTCATGCCCCGGTCTCTTCATCGACGGCCGCCATCTGTTTGAAGTCGTCCAGGAGGTCGGCGGGCAAGGCGCTGTCCTGCAGGCCCGGCATGCCCTGATTGTCCCACCAGTCGTCGACCTCGACGTAGTGTTGGCGCATGTAGCCGGCCAGCGCCTGCAGATCCTTCGGCATGGCCTCGTCGGGATCGGGCGCTGGCAGCGGCATGCGGACTTTCCAGAGGTTGCCGCCCTCGATCAGCGCGAAGCATTGCCCCTTTGGCAGCGCCACCACATGCGCCGGCTCGATCAGCGGCACGCTGTTGCTGCTGATGCGGTCCTGGGTGTTGGACGTGAAGGCGGTATTGCCGCGCGGGTCGGAACTGTCGGTGGCGCCGCTCATCAACGCCGTGGCATACACCTCGACCTTGGGCAGTTGCCGCGTCAGCAGTTCCGCGGTGGCGGTCTCGCGCACGCGCAACATGAATAGGTTGTTGAAGTTGCCGACCACCTGGCCGGCCTTGGCGCGGTTGCCAATGCGGGCCTCGATGTCGCTCAGGGTCTGCGTGTAGGCCGTCACCTGCACGCCGGCACCGCCGCCCTTGTTGACCATCGGGATGAACTCGTCGCCCATGAGCTCGTTGAACTCGTCCGCGTGGACGTTGATGGGCACCTTCACGCCGGTCGCCGGTCCGGGCAGGCCGTCGTCGATGCCGAACTTGTAGATGTGCCCCGCGACGGACACGAGGTCGGAGAACATGGAGTTGCCCACCGCTGCGGCCACCTCGGCATCGGACAACGCGTCCAGCCCCACGTAGACCACCGCGCGTTTGCGGATGATCTGCATCCAGTCGAAGATCGGCCGCGGGTCGTCGAGATCCGAATAGTTCGGTGCGAGCAGTTGCGCGATCTTGCCGGTGGTCAGCTTCTCCAGCATCGGCAGCAGCGAGGCGACGATCTTGTCGAAGTAGGTCCGGTCGTAGCGCACCGCCGACCGAAGGCCGTCGAGCACCGGGTCGTAGATCCGCACCTGCGACAGGTACTGCTCCAGCGCCACGACGCGCTTCTCGCGCCCGATCATGTTGCGTGGGATGTTCTTCTCGTTCAGCCTGGCTTCGAGCTGGACGATGACCTCCCAGGCCTTCGGCTCGTTCTTGGCGAAGTAGTGCTGGGCGTACTCGATGAACAGCGCATCGATGTTGATGACGTGGCGCTGGATCAGCAGGTAGTCCGGCCGCTGCCCCAGCTCGACCAGGGCGCGGGCGATGATGTTCACGAAGCGCCAGGCGAACTCGCGGAATGCGGCGCTGTTGCCTTCGCCGGAGAGTTGGCCGGCGATGCGGGTAGCGACCTCGGAGATGCGCCCGAAGCGGCCCACCGCGTTGTAGCGCGCCGAGATGTCCGGCCAGCCCAGGTGGAAGACGTAGAATTCGCCCTCGCGCCCGGCGCGCTTAGCCTCCACGTACATGCGCTTGAGCAGGTCGGCGTCGCCCTTGGGGTCGAACACGATCACGACCTCGTGCTGGCCGCCCACCGTGCGCCGGATGTCCTGGGTGATGAAGAGCTCGGCCAGGCGTGTCTTGCCCACGCGCGTGGTCCCGAGCACCAGAGAGTGGCCGACACGCTCGCCCAGCGGCAAGGTAACGTCGACCTCGTGCAGTTCGATGCCGTGCAGGCGCGGCAACCCGCCGAGCGGTGGCAACGGACGCACCTGATTGAATGCGCTGTCCCAGGCCAGGGCGCTGGCGAGTTTCGAGAGCGGAAACGGCGCGAACTCCAGACGCTCCTCCAGCCGCCGGGCGGCCCGGTAGATCGCGGTCGGCTCCACGTAGCGGCGGAACTCCGGCCGATAGGTCTGCATGAGCCGGTGCGTGTGGCGCTGGTCCCAGCGAAAGCCCTTGCCGATGAACAGCCGCTGCTGGCTCACCGGCACGTCGCGGCTGGTCATCACGTAGCGCGGCAGGCGGCGGATGTTGCGGCGGTAGCGCAGGATCGCCCAGGCATCGCGCAGCCGGATCGCGCCGAACGCCAGGAAGGCCAGCGCGCTGCCGAACCCGAGCAGTGGATTCAGCGCGAGCGACCACGGTGCCGCCAGGCACAGAAGCGCGGCGCCGGCGCAAACCGCCACGGTGTATAGCTCCACCGCTGGCCGCAGGAGGACCTCGACGGCATGCGGCTGGGCCATTGCGCAGGCCTCACTGCTCGATGCCGGTGGCGGTGATGAGCACTGGGTAGTGGCGCAGGCCCAGGCGCTGGGCCAAGTCGTCGCCCGATGCGGGCGAGAGGGTCAGGCCGGGCGCCAGGCGGCGCAATGCCGCCAGCGCCGCCATGGACTCCACGTTGACCACCAGCCCCACGGCCTGCAGCTCGCGCAGTGCGGGCTGGCGCTGCCGCAGCCAGGTCCGCGAACGCTCGTCGTCGCCGATCAGGAACAGCGGCGTCAGGCCCGGCGCGCGGATGACGCGGCGCGGCACGTCGCCCGGCGACAGTTGCGTCGAGCGCGCCGGCAGCATGGCGGCCTCGGCGTCGGCCGGACTGCCCACGCGGGGCAGTGGCATCGGGGCTGGCGGCGTGGCGCGATCCGGCTGCGGATTCAGCGGCTGGTAGTACGGCAGTGCGGAAGCGCCGCCGCGGTCTTCGGCGACGATCAGCGGCGCGGAGGCGGTCTGGGCGGAAGCCGTCGCGGCGGACAGCAGCCCGTTAGCGACAATGAGGGCGGCAATGAGGACGGTGCGGTTCATGGTGTGGTGGCCTGGTGGGTCGGAACGGGAATGCCGGGGCCGAGCACGCGGGTCAGGTGTCGATGCACGCTGCGCCGGTAGCGCGCCGCGGGTTCCCCGCCAGCGGGGCGGTGGTAGCGGCCGATGGCAATCAGCCAGTCCTCGCCGGGGATGTGCTGCTCGCGCAGGATCTCCGCGGCAATGCCGAGGTTGCGGTACGGGTCCAGCAGCTCGCAGGGCTGGGTGTAGCGATGCGCGTGGTAGCCGAGATTGACCTGGCCGAGCCCGGCGTCGATGCGCTTGGCCGGCTTGCGGCCGAGTGCCCGGCGCAGCCCCGTGCAGGCTGCGGCGCGGGTGGCGTAGCGCTGCGGCGTGCCGGCTACATTGAGCGTCCACGGCCAGGGCACCATGCGTCCGCGCAGCCGGGTGCCGCTCTCCTGCAAGGCCACCGCGTACAGCACCGCCGACGGTATGCCGACGCGCTGCGCCGCCAGTTGATAGGCCGGCGGCGGCACTTCCCGGACCGGGGTGGCCAGCGCCCAGGGGGCCGTCATCAACAGCAGCGCCGCAGCAGCGCAGTGGAGGGTCAGGCGGCCCGGCCGCCTTGTCCGCTTCGGGGTGCTTACTGTCGCTGCCATTGGTGTCGCTGCCATTGGCCGTTCACCTCGCGCACCACCGCCGGCAGGTCGCCGGGCAGGCCGAGCGATAGCCAGCGCCCGTCGTCGTGGTTGAGCGTGATCGCGCGGGCACGCACCTTGGCCGGGTCGATGCCGGCCTGCGTGGCCCACCGCCGGATGCGGGCATCGTCCTGGCGGCTGCCGACCATGTAGAGATCGAATCGGGTGCCCGCAGCCTGGAGCCGCTCGACGACGCGATCGCAGGTGGGGCAGGCATCCTTGATAAATACGGCGATGCGTTCGCCCTGTGGCGTCATGGTTGGAACGGACGCCGTGCCGGCACCCGGCAGCGCAACGCGCTGCAGGTCGGGGTACAACCGCTGCCAGGCTGCATCGTAGGCGCGCTGGTAGGCCAGCAGCTTCTCGACCCGACGGGCTTCCACCTGGACCTGCAGCTCGGCGTAGCGGCGCCGTTCCTCGTCCGTGCGAGCTTCGATACCGAGTGCCGTGAGCGGGTCGATGTTGGGGGAATGCACGCCCAGCGGACCCTGCATCAGTTCCCTGTAGTGCGCCCATTCTTCGCTACCCAGCCCCCAGTCGCGGGCCAACTGCTCGTCGCTGCGGATGGTGGCCGCCGGCCGCTCGTGGGTGGGGGCGGTAGCTGACAGGGTGGCGTGCTGGGCGACGGTGACGGAAGCCGCGCCGGCGAGCAGTGCGGCAATCAAGAACGGGGTGACCCTGAAGCAGCTCACGCGCCTTCTCCTACCGCTCGGGAACGCTCAGGCGGCGTGTTTCGTCGCCATGTCGGAAGACGGCGGCGCCGCGCTCGATTGCCTCGAGCCGCCAGCCGGCCTCGGCTTCGCCGGGCCGCAGCAGGCGGACCTGTGCGAGTGCGCCCGCAGTGGTGGGGAGGATCGCCAGGAAGCGTTCGCCGGCGCGCAGCTCGACGCCGATCACCCGGAATGCAGGTTCGATAGGCCGGGGTTTCACCGGCGCCGGTGCGCGGGGATGGACAGACGCCGAGGGTGTCGGCCGGGGGGTGGCGAGGCGCGCTTCCATCCGATCGAGGCGGGCCAGCAAGGACTGCAGTGCGTCAGTGGTCGGGTGATCGCCGAGTGCCTCCTCGACCGCGGCAATCCGCTGATCGAGTGCGCGGCGCTCGGACTCGTAGCGCGTCTGAGGCAGTGCAGTCGGCCGTTGCCGGTGCTGCTCGAGCTGCTGCGCGAGATCGTCCATCTGCCCTTCGACGGCGGCGATCCGCATGGCTGGCGTGCGGTCTTTGGCCGCTTCTTCCAGGTTCGACAGGACGACGTGGTCGATCACGACCGTGGCGCTGACGAGCAGCAGCCAGGTGGCTGCGGCCACGTGCAGCAACTGTAGACGTCGATGTTGTGGTGTGCCCGGAATCGCGGTCATGGCTGGGCCTCCTCGACGAGCGGGAAGGCCTCGGCTGGCGTTTCGGCATCCTTGACGGGCGCCGGCAGCGGGGTGAGTGGATCGACAGGTGTGGTGACCTGGCTGAAACAGACCTGGCGCGCACCGTCATCTGCGTGCAATTCCCACGCTGGACCCGCGAGTGTCAACAGCGCGTCGCGCAACACGATCGGCCCGATCTGGTAGTGGGCTGCCGGCAGCGGGAGGGCGTTCAGTGCATCAGTCTGAGGACCGCTGCAAAGCTGGTAGCCGGAGCGCTGCAACACATGGCGCAGCGCGTCGGCCACCGTCGCGTCCAGGGTGTCCGGCACCGCCACATCGACCACTTGCAGCATCAGGTTCAGCTGGGCCTCGGTGGGCGCGAGTTCGACCAGGGTGTAGCGACCGTAGCGAACCACACGGACGTCAGTCGGTGGTGGTGGCACGGATTCAGCGGCGTGCGATGAGGTGTGCGATGAGGTGGAAGGGGGCGGGGACAGTGTGGTCGCGCAGCCTGCGGTCAGGGCGGCGGCCAGCAACA encodes:
- a CDS encoding TIGR03747 family integrating conjugative element membrane protein, with the protein product MSDPAVAVQRQQQGQQGLIANLVTLPFRLFGVLCGSLLLCIVIECVGMHFFWPEQGWRHAQGMLYYELDQLTENFTRSALVHEPGRTAHRMVEQGHHWLFVKSGLLDWIRDASAQASAGSHRPTKDFRYYIGLVYVNVESYLIAAAYTTLVFLVRLLVLCLTLPLFLMAAFVGLVDGLVRRDIRRFGAGRESGFIYHRAKASLLPLTVLPWVTYLALPVSVNPLLMLLPSAVILGVAVCIAAATFKKYL
- the traD gene encoding type IV conjugative transfer system coupling protein TraD is translated as MAQPHAVEVLLRPAVELYTVAVCAGAALLCLAAPWSLALNPLLGFGSALAFLAFGAIRLRDAWAILRYRRNIRRLPRYVMTSRDVPVSQQRLFIGKGFRWDQRHTHRLMQTYRPEFRRYVEPTAIYRAARRLEERLEFAPFPLSKLASALAWDSAFNQVRPLPPLGGLPRLHGIELHEVDVTLPLGERVGHSLVLGTTRVGKTRLAELFITQDIRRTVGGQHEVVIVFDPKGDADLLKRMYVEAKRAGREGEFYVFHLGWPDISARYNAVGRFGRISEVATRIAGQLSGEGNSAAFREFAWRFVNIIARALVELGQRPDYLLIQRHVINIDALFIEYAQHYFAKNEPKAWEVIVQLEARLNEKNIPRNMIGREKRVVALEQYLSQVRIYDPVLDGLRSAVRYDRTYFDKIVASLLPMLEKLTTGKIAQLLAPNYSDLDDPRPIFDWMQIIRKRAVVYVGLDALSDAEVAAAVGNSMFSDLVSVAGHIYKFGIDDGLPGPATGVKVPINVHADEFNELMGDEFIPMVNKGGGAGVQVTAYTQTLSDIEARIGNRAKAGQVVGNFNNLFMLRVRETATAELLTRQLPKVEVYATALMSGATDSSDPRGNTAFTSNTQDRISSNSVPLIEPAHVVALPKGQCFALIEGGNLWKVRMPLPAPDPDEAMPKDLQALAGYMRQHYVEVDDWWDNQGMPGLQDSALPADLLDDFKQMAAVDEETGA
- a CDS encoding integrating conjugative element protein — its product is MNRTVLIAALIVANGLLSAATASAQTASAPLIVAEDRGGASALPYYQPLNPQPDRATPPAPMPLPRVGSPADAEAAMLPARSTQLSPGDVPRRVIRAPGLTPLFLIGDDERSRTWLRQRQPALRELQAVGLVVNVESMAALAALRRLAPGLTLSPASGDDLAQRLGLRHYPVLITATGIEQ
- a CDS encoding lytic transglycosylase domain-containing protein, with the translated sequence MAATVSTPKRTRRPGRLTLHCAAAALLLMTAPWALATPVREVPPPAYQLAAQRVGIPSAVLYAVALQESGTRLRGRMVPWPWTLNVAGTPQRYATRAAACTGLRRALGRKPAKRIDAGLGQVNLGYHAHRYTQPCELLDPYRNLGIAAEILREQHIPGEDWLIAIGRYHRPAGGEPAARYRRSVHRHLTRVLGPGIPVPTHQATTP
- a CDS encoding TIGR03759 family integrating conjugative element protein encodes the protein MSCFRVTPFLIAALLAGAASVTVAQHATLSATAPTHERPAATIRSDEQLARDWGLGSEEWAHYRELMQGPLGVHSPNIDPLTALGIEARTDEERRRYAELQVQVEARRVEKLLAYQRAYDAAWQRLYPDLQRVALPGAGTASVPTMTPQGERIAVFIKDACPTCDRVVERLQAAGTRFDLYMVGSRQDDARIRRWATQAGIDPAKVRARAITLNHDDGRWLSLGLPGDLPAVVREVNGQWQRHQWQRQ
- a CDS encoding PilL N-terminal domain-containing protein, yielding MQSALPSHCTARNSLLLAAALTAGCATTLSPPPSTSSHTSSHAAESVPPPPTDVRVVRYGRYTLVELAPTEAQLNLMLQVVDVAVPDTLDATVADALRHVLQRSGYQLCSGPQTDALNALPLPAAHYQIGPIVLRDALLTLAGPAWELHADDGARQVCFSQVTTPVDPLTPLPAPVKDAETPAEAFPLVEEAQP